The segment TGGTCtgtttttgcttctgctttctgcGCTGTGTCACAAAACACTGTCTTAGTTGCCTCAAGCCGGCCGGAAAGCACTTCCAGGAGACGTACAACACCAAAACCAcgatgaggaaggaaaaaatcaacGCCATGGTCCCCGTCACCACCTTGTGGATCTGCACGGCGTTCTCCGAGTTCTCGCCGGGCATGGTGACGGTGATGGCGTAGACCGTCGGGTCCCCTTGGCTGTCCTGCACGTCGTAGGTGGCGGTGGCAGAGCCATAGCCGAAGGCTTGGTCGCTGTCGTTGGTTACTGGGGAGAGGGTGTTGACGCTGGTGGGGTCTGCCTCGTCCTCACACAAGTGGAAAGCGTAGACGGCGTCCAAAACGTCCTCGCCCTGGGCGTACTCCGGGGTGGCACAGAGCAGGTTGCTGTCGTAGCGCCCCTTGAAGTTGCTGAGCCAGGAGGCCAGGGCGCAGACGTTGCGGCTGCAGTCCCAGGCGTTGGCAGAAAGGCTGATGCTAGTGAGGGACTTCCAGGAGTCGAGGACTCGGGAGTCGATGTAGGTCAGGCGGTTGGAGTCCAGCTGCAGGGACTTGAGGTGAGGAACGCTCTCGAAAACGTGAGGCTCGATGTATTCGATCTCGTTGCCGGAGAGATCCATTTTCTCCAGCTGCCATATCCAGTCCAAAGTGTTGACGACGATGGTGACTTTATTCCTTCGCAAGCAGAGGGAGTGCAGGGAGATGAGCCTGGGAAAATGGGCTAAGTTCACTTTCACCAAGTCATTGTGCTCGAGGTGCAGCTCGGTGAGTTTGAACAAGCCTGCAAAAGAGTTTCGAGCCAGGCTCTTTAACTGATTGTATCCTATGTCTAGAAACTTCAGGCTGCGACAGTCCTGAAAAATTCTCACCGGCACGAACTTGATGGCGTTCGACCGCATGTGCAAAGTTGTCAGTTTCCTCAGCCCGTGAAACAGGTCGGGCTCCAGAGCCTGCAGGTTGTTGTACGATAAATCCACACTGCGCAAGTTCGGCATGGGTCGGAAAGTGGTGTTGGGCAGTTGGGTTATTTTGTTGGAACTCAGGGTGAGCTCTTTAACTCGCCGCAATTTTTGAAAGGCATTCCCCTCCACTGAGCAAATGTGATTGTGATCCAGATAGAGCCACGTGAGCTGCATTAACCCTGTGAACTGTCCATCATGCAGCTCTGAAAGGCTGTTGTACCGCAGAGACAAGCCCATCATGCCCGACAGGTTGCGAGGCATCTCTGTGAGATTCAGTGATTCACAGTACAAAAGCCTTCCCTCACACCGACAGAGCTGTGGACACCCACTATTCACGGCTGGAAGCATTTTAGAAAAGATACCCAGCGTACACAATATCAACCCCGGGGGCTTCCTCAGCAGCCAGTTTAAACAGAGACCAATGAGAAGGAAATCCATTAGCAAGAATATTTCCGAATATGCTTGAGAATGTCCATTGAATCTTTTTCGAATTCTACATCATAgtttatttaagggaaaaaaaaaacccaaacaaaaaaccaaacaaaaaatccaaaaagcagAACCCAACAAACCCCGGACCGAAAACCAACCgagaaaacaaagccagaaaaacCTAAAGCAAAACAGCAAACAGAACGAACACAGAGGCAAATATTTCACTTTACAGCATGCAGGAGCTGTTGCAGCATTAAAGTTCACAGACATTCAAAGGTAAAATGATAGTGAATTTGTTCATGTTAAAtgctgcagcaaaggaaaaaaaaaaaaaaaatctttcttcatgaaagaatttaattaaaaagtgtCTTACCCACCCTTTTCCAGAGAGTGACAACCTCCATTCAGTTGCTTCCTTTGTGTTTGGACTAATTATATGCAGAGCTAAAAAAGACCCCTCTGTGCTACAAATTCGGTCCCTTTCAATGTTGTGCAAGGCTGGCAAGCTCACAATGTCTCACTTCGCTTCTGCTCAAAGAGCGCAAGGCTTGTCCAGCTAGCTTTTTAGCTGACTCCTAGGACCTGCAAGTTTCAGAACTATGTACATGAGCTTgatcttctccttctccctctgtccTTTCCTCTGCAGTTAACACTGTGGCgtgaaaaaaactccaaactCTTTACTAACGACTCCACGGGATTTGTCAATCTCTTTAATGTCCATCGTTTGCAACGACCATGACCGGCACAACCTTTACTccgagagagagagagagaaagagagagaaattaccATTCATTCACTGACCGGCTAAGGGCAGCTTTATTTCCCATTCTTTGTTCGCTTTGCTTGTTAGGTGATGCttagagcagagagagagagagagacagcaaGAATCCCTTCCCTTCAGCTGAGCAGTGTGTTGCTAGAGCATGCAGAGGCACCCAGTGTTCACTGAGTGTCGTAAGCTGCTCAGGATTGTACGCCTGCACTGTGCATCGCAGCCATGGGCAGATTGAAAAGGGGTGGGCATAAAACCAACAGTGGTGGAGCGAACCAGGAAAGTAATAGATGCTCTttgatgaaatggaaaatacttTAAGCCTATCTCTCCATTTCTCAAACAGGCACGCACGCACAGCCTCACAAATCATCGAGAGCCAGGCAGTGCTAAGTAGGAAGCTTGAGAATTAGGatggtttttttcaattatttttttattttgtattttttgcttttgtttaagGTCTGAATTCATAAATTATTAGCCGGGAGAGGGAGATACTTGATTTCTTGGTTTGAGAAGCAATATATAAACCAGGATCCTTGGactgctttttctctctaattCCGATGATGAGATTTGCCTTTTGGAGTCTTGGTGTGGGGGAgtggggccggggctggggggtggggagggggacagtGGTGGTGGTGAATGTGGTTTTATTCTGACATTGTCTAAATAGAGCATGATTTGAAATTCTGTGCATTCTTTCTCATAGAAATTcagccagagctctgcaaaTAGGAATGTCTGATTTTGTATAAGCTTTAATTACATTTGGGCTTTTTCCATCCTGCATATTTTGTCTGTGTTCAGCACGTGCCTTTCctaaaggctgcttttttttttttttttttttttttcttcagtgtatgCTACAGCTCACAAAACTATAATTCTTGCAGCATAAAGATTACTGTGCTTCGGGGGGATAAGATCAATGTATGGGTTACTCTGTCCATGTCAGCAGCATGCAGAGAAGGGGTTTAAAAACCAGTTAGGTTCCTAAGTTCTGCAGATTGGGCTGGTTTTTCTTCCATGTACCCAAAAAAATCCTTGCCTGACAATTTGCAGCCCTCATTATTTATTTGGAGGGCGTCGACAATGAGCTCTCTCTGTAATTTttactgactgaaaaatatACAATACTTGTGTCAGGAAAACCCTGGCCACCTTTTCCTATTATGAAATAGAATCGAATGTCTGTGTGCTGGTGAATGCAACGGGAGCTGACAGCTCACCATTCTGCATGAATTCTCTATGAAGAAGTTTCACATGGAAATACAAGTATTGCAGAAGATGGTGCTAATTTTAAGCCAGCATCGGTTGTGAAATGCTGGAGGCATGGCAGAACTGTTacatttggtttctttttcacaaatgtaacaattaaaaaaaagaaaaacctcaagCAAATCTTGTTTCTTGAAGTATCTGTTGCAGAGCTACGAAATCCTGGAGCTGTTGGAGGGGTTTGAGTGTGGCTGGGTGGTGTGTGCTGGAAGAGATGAAGGAATGCAGTCATTTCATGCAGTAAAAGTTGTTTTATAGAAGTCCTGGAAAACTTAAGCTTTCGTGCATAAAAATCCATGGAGGTGATTCAATATAAATGTATTTGCCAAAACGGGtcttaaataaattacaaatgTAAAGCACTCAGCCTGCAGTTTCAGAGCCTGGGAATCAATGTTCTTTTTATGCTCCTGATCCAGTTTATTCACATTTCTCTGCTACTCACAGCCCTTGCCTTTTAATCAGTGGTCTCGGATCTAAAATGTGATGCTTTAATATAGTATATGAACCTTTTATATGTTTTAGTATTCAGGCAGGAAAGCTGCATGTGGTTTTCCTCTCCCAAGATCATGGTGTTTTATTCAAAGCAGACTGTTTATGCAGGTGTCCACTGGTTGCAGTACACCTTAATTCTGTTTCTCAGTACAcaaaagcaggagggaaagcaaTTACAGAACCAAGGGAAAGAGAgctctgaagcagaagaaaagcctaaaaaaaaaaaaaagcttgtccAAGAATATATCCCACATTGCGTTTCTAAATATTTTGATGCAACTagaaggactgaaaaaaaataaatgaattaaaaagaTGAGTTGGACTTTGCAGATACTGAAAAGAGGTTCAAAGAAATAAGTTTGTATCCCTTGAGAGACAGCCACCCTGGGAGTCTTCATGGGGTAGGGCTTAATGCCCTCTCCCAGGTAACAATTTGGGAAGAGAACTACTACAGTAGCCCTAAAAATTGCGATTTTGTcttgaagaaaagctgaaattttttgCAAAATAGGTAAAGATAGTCATCACTTAATTACCATCTAAATTCCACGTATAAAGTGAATAATTCCTCTAGCAGAGATGGAGCTCCTTGATGCATCACTGTGAAGAGCtgcctacttttttttttttttttctctccttctacTTGCTATCACCTGGGATACAGCCTGGATCCCAACCAATCTGCTTATTCCCTCCCTGGCATATAATCTATTATCATTTGCTTGCCAGATGTAGAAATTAGAGCAGACAGTACCAAATCTATATAGCATCAGTTGGAAGACTGACAACTAGAATTAGGGACCCAGAATTTAATGGCCCTCAGCACTCTGCCTTGCATCTCTGTCAGAAGTCTATTGCAGAAGAGCCTCTGCTCTGATTTCTCCAAAATTTGTTTGCAAAGGAAGAATCCAGGTAGTATTAAAATGAGAAACCTTGGGCTTGAGGCTGGGATGTTAGGGTAGGGACCAAATTCAAGAACGTAGGTGTGAAAACAAACTTAGCCCTGAAACATCtttgtagatttatttttttttttcaatcaaaCTAGGAATCCACTTTGAGCATGATTAGAATGCAAAGGGTTTCATTTCCCCTCTCTGAACTGTTATCACAGCCAAATTGTTAAGTTTACACGTTTTCTGAAGTTTCAAAGCCTCTGGCAAATCTCTATGAATTAGCAGATTTAAGTTAGCTTTATCAAATGTGctattataaaacatttttagaacTGTAAACTAATTTTATATGTGTTTAAGGGAGATTGAGCAAAGCAAGGTAAGGTGGGCTGCAGCAGAACAACACAAGCAAAATTTTGGAAAGTTTAGCTGGGAAGGTATTTTTTGAAGTCATGGCAAGTGTAATTCCCTGGCAATATCCTGCAGTGGTTGTCAAAATTGTTCAGGTTgaaaaaggaatatatttttttgtgtatttagtcttcaaatattaaatattgtGTTCAGATTAGCATCAGGGATCTTTTCACTAGCCTCAGAATCCTTTCATACTAATTCCTTGAATTGCAGGGCATTACTCTTTGTACCTGGATA is part of the Heliangelus exortis chromosome 10, bHelExo1.hap1, whole genome shotgun sequence genome and harbors:
- the LRRTM1 gene encoding leucine-rich repeat transmembrane neuronal protein 1, whose translation is MDFLLIGLCLNWLLRKPPGLILCTLGIFSKMLPAVNSGCPQLCRCEGRLLYCESLNLTEMPRNLSGMMGLSLRYNSLSELHDGQFTGLMQLTWLYLDHNHICSVEGNAFQKLRRVKELTLSSNKITQLPNTTFRPMPNLRSVDLSYNNLQALEPDLFHGLRKLTTLHMRSNAIKFVPVRIFQDCRSLKFLDIGYNQLKSLARNSFAGLFKLTELHLEHNDLVKVNLAHFPRLISLHSLCLRRNKVTIVVNTLDWIWQLEKMDLSGNEIEYIEPHVFESVPHLKSLQLDSNRLTYIDSRVLDSWKSLTSISLSANAWDCSRNVCALASWLSNFKGRYDSNLLCATPEYAQGEDVLDAVYAFHLCEDEADPTSVNTLSPVTNDSDQAFGYGSATATYDVQDSQGDPTVYAITVTMPGENSENAVQIHKVVTGTMALIFSFLIVVLVLYVSWKCFPAGLRQLRQCFVTQRRKQKQKQTMHQMAAMSAQEYYVDYKPNHIEGALVIINEYGSCSCHQQPARECEV